A window from Scheffersomyces stipitis CBS 6054 chromosome 7, complete sequence encodes these proteins:
- a CDS encoding predicted protein: MTIPKEIPLFLFTYNCNKRELNHDLFIQKVVESFPTDLAALYVFGLEELCPILDGSFHDIAHKHMIRFNEVFLHSLRKKYGHNDHRFQTIAMHHIGATGLIVITPFPSKFHSIKKAQSSCGSGYSSLKGAAGVRLTYAPDGKYANDNSVQLTFANAHLSAYEGEFYYRRRNDNVTTIMRSLDFGDGYGLLKDGSHTFFMGDLNYRTTKNFDPTSDANKRLISLSDQSLVTNESVEELVKDCDELTWAIENGQIFTGFTEACIDFQPTYKYHVNTAVYNSKRSPSWCDRILYQMTYEDSDDEDQVVMLRLRKDSNSQNKRKRLPIIHEYNSIKSLLQSDHQPVFLHITVPFTAPKSIVSSSGYLQILPNENANRHLHHNEVNVDDADEPIGGPTQIYMRPTKYDYIIQNYVRLVPDFLIGYGLWFTITRTGRLILLVLALVLGGAYRYLV; encoded by the exons atgaCAATTCCCAAAGAGATCCCTCTCTTTCTATTCACTtacaattgcaacaaaCGAGAGCTTAATCATGACCTCTTTATTCAAAAGGTGGTAGAGTCATTTCCAACTGATTTGGCTGCTCTCTATGTGTTTGGATTGGAAGAACTCTGTCCCATTTTGGATGGCAGCTTCCACGATATTGCTCACAAACATATGATTCGCTTTAATGAAGTGTTTCTTCACTCGCTAAGAAAGAAATATGGACACAACGATCATCGATTCCAAACCATTGCCATGCACCATATTGGAGCTACGGGGCTTATAGTGATTACACCTTTCCCACTGAAGTTTCATTCTATAAAAAAAGCTCAATCCAGCTGTGGGAGTGGCTATTCATCTCTAAAGGGAGCAGCTGGGGTCAGATTGACATATGCTCCCGATGGCAAATATGCTAATGATAATAGTGTACAATTGACATTTGCCAATGCGCATCTCTCTGCTTATGAAGGTGAGTTCTATTATCGCCGCAGAAACGATAATGTGACCACAATAATGAGATCTCTCGATTTCGGCGATGGATACGGTCTCTTGAAGGATGGGAGTCATACATTCTTCATGGGTGACTTGAACTACAGAACCACCAAGAATTTTGACCCAACCTCAGATGCAAATAAAAGGCTCATATCGTTGCTGGATCAGTCGTTAGTTACAAATGaatctgttgaagaattggttaAAGATTGTGACGAATTGACATGGGCCATTGAAAACGGTCAAATATTCACTGGTTTCACTGAGGCTTGTATCGACTTCCAGCCCACCTACAAGTACCACGTTAATACTGCTGTATACAACTCTAAGAGATCGCCATCATGGTGTGACAGAATCTTGTACCAAATGACATATGAAGACtcagacgatgaagacCAGGTAGTAATGCTACGTTTACGTAAAGATTCCAATTCTCAGAACAAACGCAAACGCCTTCCGATTATTCATGAATACAACAGTATCAAAAGTCTACTTCAATCGGATCACCAACCGGTCTTTTTGCATATCACGGTGCCTTTCACAGCGCCCAAATCTATTGTATCTTCGTCGGGCTATTTGCAAATATTGCCTAACGAAAATGCGAATAGGCACTTGCACCATAATGAAGTCAACGTGGATG ATGCTGATGAGCCAATAGGTGGTCCTACCCAGATATATATGAGGCCCACCAAGTACGATTACATTATCCAGAACTACGTTCGTCTTGTACCAGATTTTTTGATAGGCTACGGGCTCTGGTTCACAATCACACGTACCGGAAGgttgatattgttggtATTGGCTTTGGTGTTAGGAGGAGCCTATCGCTATTTGGTATAG
- a CDS encoding predicted protein (go_component nucleus~go_function nucleic acid binding; zinc ion binding) translates to MEMLQRNVARSILEELDVIELESSRRFRKDPLLYPQNENKEKLQIVRTKRPQKEVKLQQHELAVFQQKYKKHCNSLRNHTANDSDIIQSILGTLDDSKATFSNFDSALAQIQEKHNKTNNGEIEVAESIRNMYTMFSSILFSGEESVLLDDDIKRVRKEGKEKTKVKRKHIISITASHLDPDGIYSTEEVYGKYLDLTKFHEIYRNQTSSNVSYLEYLKVFDIFPYAESFRSSSIYLQYLRDLSEYLVDFVSRTEPLQNFNEVFESIKKSYSPKEEPATRDGVENESGEVYCSVCQKVFAKISVYQGHLNGKKHKKNAKELQTATPKESIISESDLQEHINTELGKFLSNYKEATIQNTERKSAMTERERLIENTTIVGDESDYTTVYDSSSDSGNDSSDEEENENLKHLPLGADGKPIPFWLYKLQGLHKTYNCEICGNVTYKGRVTFEKHFSAPKHQYGLKCLGITEQFVSYFKDIISINEAQDLWKRLKRDKRIKEGDIENAVEVEDAEGNVMSEKDYLDLKKQGLL, encoded by the exons ATGGAAATGTTGCAACGTAATGTTG CG CGGTCgattcttgaagagctcGATGTAATCGAACTTGAATCCTCGCGTAGGTTCAGAAAAGATCCTCTATTGTATCCACAGAATgagaataaagaaaagcTACAGATTGTCAGAACAAAGAGACCACAgaaagaagtcaagttgCAGCAGCATGAATTGGCTGTTTTCCAACAGAAATACAAGAAACATTGCAATTCACTTAGAAACCATACGGCTAACGATAGCGACATAATACAATCAATCCTTGGTACCCTAGATGATTCCAAAGCTACGTTTTCCAATTTTGATTCTGCTCTAGCCCAAATTCAAGAGAAGCATAACAAGACCAATAAtggtgaaattgaagtGGCGGAGAGCATACGCAATATGTATACTATGTTTTCCAGTATTCTCTTTTCTGGGGAAGAATCTGTATTGCTAGATGATGATATAAAGAGAGTAAGAAAAGAAGGcaaagaaaagacaaaagTCAAGAGAAAGCACATCATCAGCATCACTGCATCCCATCTTGATCCAGATGGAATATACTCTACTGAAGAAGTATATGGAAAATATTTGGATTTGACAAAATTCCACGAGATCTACAGAAATCAGACTTCCAGCAACGTCTCGTATTTGGAGTACTTGAAAGTGTTCGATATCTTTCCATACGCAGAAAGCTTCCGCAGTTCAAGCATATATCTACAGTACTTGAGAGATCTAAGTGAATATTTGGTAGACTTCGTACTGAGAACAGAGCCATTGCAGAACTTCAATGAAGTGTTTGAATCTATTAAGAAATCATATTCTCctaaagaagaaccagCAACTAGAGATGGAGTAGAAAATGAACTGGGTGAAGTGTATTGTAGTGTTTGTCAAAAGGTCTTTGCAAAGATATCAGTTTATCAAGGCCATTTAAATGGTAAGAaacacaagaagaatgctAAAGAATTGCAAACTGCAACACCAAAAGAGTCAATCATTTCTGAGAGTGACTTGCAAGAGCATATTAATACAGAATTGGGTAAGTTCCTCTCCAACTATAAAGAGGCAACTATACAGAATACAGAGAGAAAATCAGCCATGactgaaagagaaagattgATAGAGAATACCACGATCGTCGGAGACGAATCTGACTATACGACTGTATATGATTCAAGTTCAGATAGTGGAAATGATTCCagcgatgaagaagaaaacgagAACTTAAAACACCTACCTTTAGGAGCCGATGGAAAGCCAATTCCATTTTGGCTCTATAAACTTCAGGGGTTGCACAAGACTTACAACTGTGAAATATGTGGCAATGTTACATACAAAGGCAGAGTCACTTTTGAAAAACACTTTAGTGCACCTAAGCATCAATATGGCTTGAAATGTCTTGGAATAACTGAGCAATTTGTGTCCTACTTTAAGGATATAATACTGATTAACGAAGCACAAGATCTCTggaaaagattgaaaagaGATAAAAGAATCAAGGAAGGAGACATCGAGAATGCTGTGGAAGTCGAAGACGCCGAAGGTAATGTCATGTCAGAGAAGGATTACcttgatttgaagaaacaaggTCTATTATAG